A DNA window from Pseudodesulfovibrio thermohalotolerans contains the following coding sequences:
- the flgB gene encoding flagellar basal body rod protein FlgB: MRGLFEHQLNLTAKVMDLRLERQNIVTGNIANVNTPGYRARRLEFEGRLQAALNQNALGKLTRTEQSHLPATFDPDGFKGEGLDDFRAREVHGMDHVNLDKEMATNAKNTMMYNALASVIKKSFDGMNKVIQEGSK; encoded by the coding sequence ATGCGAGGACTTTTCGAGCACCAGCTCAACTTGACGGCGAAGGTCATGGACCTGCGCCTGGAACGTCAAAATATCGTCACGGGCAACATCGCCAACGTGAACACACCGGGCTACCGGGCCCGCCGCCTCGAATTCGAAGGCCGCCTGCAGGCCGCACTGAACCAGAACGCCCTGGGAAAACTCACCCGCACAGAGCAGTCGCATCTTCCCGCGACCTTTGATCCCGACGGCTTCAAGGGCGAGGGGTTGGACGATTTCCGGGCGCGCGAGGTCCACGGCATGGACCACGTGAATCTGGATAAGGAGATGGCCACGAACGCCAAGAACACCATGATGTACAACGCCTTGGCCTCGGTCATCAAAAAGAGTTTCGACGGCATGAACAAGGTCATTCAGGAAGGGAGCAAGTAA
- a CDS encoding FliH/SctL family protein translates to MSLSKHQTHRPRMTGKVVVGMNTPGPDEMSIQELEGKRQLVWDESTNEEYLARVREKARDAAKEIKMLAELEAEALRATARHEGFAAGMAEAQEFVDQHIKDISAKAEALFSQLGAQGGNIYEARRKDISRLIRLALRKTLKVELDEKRSEALRALMTQALERIESQRRIEIRCNPEETAELDEFVKTIQDRNPSLQYWSVKGDPSIQMGGVVIEADEGKVDNTVDTRWKSVEPLFDQLAEQITSGTGE, encoded by the coding sequence ATGTCTTTATCTAAGCACCAGACACACCGCCCGCGCATGACGGGCAAGGTCGTGGTCGGCATGAATACGCCCGGCCCGGATGAAATGAGCATCCAGGAGCTGGAGGGCAAGCGCCAGCTCGTATGGGACGAGTCCACCAACGAGGAATATCTGGCCCGGGTGCGGGAAAAGGCCCGCGACGCGGCCAAGGAAATCAAGATGCTGGCCGAGCTCGAAGCCGAGGCGTTGCGCGCCACGGCCAGGCACGAAGGATTTGCGGCGGGCATGGCCGAGGCGCAGGAATTCGTGGACCAGCACATCAAGGATATCTCGGCCAAGGCCGAAGCCCTCTTCTCCCAGCTCGGAGCCCAGGGCGGCAACATTTACGAAGCCCGGCGAAAGGACATATCCCGGCTCATCCGGCTCGCCCTGCGCAAAACCCTCAAGGTCGAGCTGGACGAAAAACGCTCGGAGGCCCTGCGGGCGCTCATGACCCAGGCCCTGGAACGCATCGAGTCCCAGCGCCGCATCGAGATTCGCTGCAACCCGGAGGAAACCGCCGAGCTTGACGAGTTCGTCAAGACCATCCAGGACCGCAACCCCTCTCTTCAATACTGGAGCGTCAAGGGCGACCCCTCCATTCAAATGGGCGGCGTGGTCATCGAGGCCGACGAAGGCAAGGTGGACAACACCGTGGACACCCGCTGGAAGAGCGTGGAACCCCTCTTCGACCAGTTGGCCGAGCAGATCACGTCCGGAACCGGGGAGTAG
- a CDS encoding FliI/YscN family ATPase encodes MDADSKLTLLEELDPCQTFGKVTKVVGLIAEGRGIKAPLGSVCYLLPSGHDPIPAEVVGFRDGACLFMPYSDMRGIGPGSLIQNAATPPHIPVGTAMLGRAVDAFGKPLDGKGPFHAEAFAPLHREPPNPLERPRIDKPLDVGIRSVNALLTLGKGQRVGIMAGSGVGKSTTMGMMARYTKADINVIALVGERGREVVEFMERDLGPEGMARSVLVVATSDKSPLIRMRAAYAATAIAEFFRDQGKDVLLMMDSVTRFAMAGREVGLAAGEPPTRGGYTPSVFAHLPQLLERAGKNRKGSITGIYTVLVDGDDFTEPIADSTRSILDGHIVLTRELADMGHYPAIDVLKSISRLRSDITTKQAQADGRTLLRHMATFKRVEDMVNIGAYQKGANAEVDKAIAMVGPINNFLRQLVDEQETLDGAFKAMHELVADETNPAQQSASQGKANSRQQLKKVNRKNGQNPANIKMKVR; translated from the coding sequence ATGGACGCGGACTCGAAGCTCACCCTTCTCGAAGAGCTCGATCCCTGCCAGACCTTCGGCAAGGTCACCAAGGTGGTCGGCCTCATCGCGGAGGGCCGTGGCATCAAGGCCCCCCTCGGCTCGGTCTGCTATCTTCTGCCGTCCGGGCACGACCCCATCCCCGCCGAGGTGGTCGGATTCCGCGACGGCGCGTGCCTGTTCATGCCCTACTCGGACATGCGCGGCATCGGCCCGGGCTCCCTGATCCAGAACGCGGCCACCCCGCCGCACATTCCGGTGGGTACGGCCATGCTGGGCCGCGCCGTGGACGCCTTTGGAAAGCCGCTCGACGGCAAGGGACCATTCCACGCCGAGGCTTTCGCCCCCCTGCATCGCGAACCGCCCAACCCGTTGGAGCGTCCGCGCATCGACAAACCCCTTGATGTGGGCATCCGCTCGGTGAACGCGCTTCTGACGCTCGGCAAGGGCCAGCGCGTCGGCATCATGGCCGGTTCCGGCGTTGGCAAATCCACCACCATGGGCATGATGGCCCGGTACACCAAGGCGGACATCAACGTCATCGCCCTGGTTGGCGAGCGCGGTCGTGAGGTGGTGGAATTCATGGAGCGCGACCTTGGTCCCGAAGGCATGGCCCGCAGCGTGCTCGTGGTGGCCACCTCGGACAAAAGCCCGCTCATCCGAATGCGCGCGGCCTACGCCGCAACGGCCATCGCCGAATTTTTCCGGGACCAGGGCAAGGACGTCCTGTTGATGATGGACTCGGTCACGCGTTTCGCCATGGCGGGACGCGAGGTCGGCCTGGCCGCGGGCGAACCGCCCACTCGCGGCGGCTATACCCCGTCCGTCTTCGCCCACCTGCCCCAGCTTCTGGAGCGCGCGGGCAAAAACCGCAAAGGGTCCATCACCGGAATCTATACGGTCCTGGTGGACGGCGACGACTTCACCGAGCCCATCGCGGACTCCACCCGCTCCATTCTGGACGGGCACATCGTCCTGACCCGCGAGTTGGCCGACATGGGCCACTACCCGGCCATCGACGTGCTCAAGTCCATCAGCCGTCTGCGAAGCGACATCACCACCAAACAGGCCCAAGCCGACGGCCGCACCCTGCTTCGGCATATGGCCACCTTCAAGCGCGTGGAGGATATGGTCAATATCGGAGCGTACCAGAAGGGAGCCAACGCCGAGGTGGACAAGGCCATCGCCATGGTCGGCCCCATCAACAATTTTCTGCGCCAACTCGTCGATGAACAGGAGACCCTGGACGGGGCCTTCAAGGCCATGCATGAGCTGGTGGCCGATGAGACGAATCCCGCTCAGCAGTCGGCTTCGCAGGGCAAGGCCAATTCAAGGCAACAGCTCAAGAAGGTCAACCGCAAGAACGGTCAGAACCCGGCCAACATCAAGATGAAAGTCCGCTAG
- the fliF gene encoding flagellar basal-body MS-ring/collar protein FliF — protein sequence MPPFVAEYWSKAQGLWADRTASQRILIGGLAAAVIVSFALMIYWMNKPDYRVLMTNLYPEDASRIVAMLQGQKESYKLEDNGRTIKVPADRVYELRLKVAGEGNLHGQGIGFEIFDEVQIGQTDFVQHVNYQRALQGELARTITEFPLVDKARVHLVIPQKSLFIEDQIAPSASIVLQLKGDGKLEPDEVTGIVNLVSMAVEGLEPKNITVTDMKGHPLYTPEDETSGLAMSNAQLLYKADVEGKLQRRILELLGPAVGPDKVIARVNADLDFSQRTVRKETYDPDGSVVRSETRNEETTQGAASLAGGEPDVNFRGDGFTGTQTTQDSTRESRTTNFEINRQEENIITPVGELKRLTVAVIVDGTWETDADGNAVYAPRSAEEINRIRTLIENAVGFDSQRGDTIEVSNISFGEPQLADGDSLMRTMLEYAQRLGKPFLNGLLIFLFLILVVRPVVMALIRPRVAEQEIEEMAGLPGTERLALEEEEMDEEALDTSRRLENAKNHAIQLSDENIDQAVHLLKTWLTQEA from the coding sequence ATGCCTCCGTTCGTCGCCGAATACTGGTCCAAAGCACAGGGTCTCTGGGCAGACCGCACCGCGTCACAACGAATCCTCATCGGCGGATTGGCCGCCGCAGTGATCGTTTCCTTCGCGCTGATGATCTACTGGATGAACAAACCCGACTACAGGGTCCTGATGACCAACCTCTACCCCGAGGACGCGTCCAGGATCGTGGCCATGCTCCAGGGCCAGAAGGAAAGCTACAAGCTTGAGGACAACGGCCGGACCATCAAGGTCCCGGCGGACAGGGTGTACGAGCTCAGGCTCAAGGTGGCGGGCGAAGGCAACCTGCACGGCCAGGGCATCGGCTTCGAAATCTTCGACGAGGTGCAGATCGGCCAGACCGACTTCGTCCAGCACGTCAACTACCAGCGCGCTCTACAAGGCGAGCTGGCCCGCACCATCACGGAATTTCCCCTCGTCGACAAGGCCAGGGTGCACCTGGTCATCCCGCAGAAGTCCCTGTTCATCGAGGACCAGATAGCGCCCTCGGCGTCCATCGTCCTGCAACTCAAGGGCGACGGCAAGCTCGAACCCGACGAGGTCACGGGCATCGTTAATCTGGTGTCCATGGCCGTGGAAGGCCTTGAGCCCAAGAACATCACGGTCACGGACATGAAGGGCCATCCCCTGTATACCCCGGAGGACGAGACCTCCGGCCTGGCCATGTCCAACGCCCAGCTCCTGTACAAGGCGGATGTGGAAGGCAAGCTGCAACGCCGCATTCTCGAACTTCTCGGCCCCGCCGTCGGTCCCGACAAGGTCATCGCCCGCGTCAACGCCGACCTTGATTTCAGCCAGCGCACCGTGCGCAAGGAGACCTACGACCCTGACGGCTCCGTGGTCCGCTCCGAGACCCGCAACGAGGAAACCACCCAGGGCGCGGCCTCGCTGGCCGGCGGCGAACCCGACGTCAACTTCCGGGGCGACGGCTTCACCGGGACCCAGACCACCCAGGACTCCACCCGCGAGTCCAGGACCACCAACTTCGAGATAAACAGGCAGGAAGAAAATATTATTACCCCGGTCGGGGAATTGAAACGTCTGACCGTTGCGGTTATCGTCGACGGGACGTGGGAGACGGACGCCGACGGCAACGCCGTCTACGCGCCCCGCTCCGCCGAGGAAATCAATCGCATCCGCACCCTGATCGAGAACGCGGTGGGCTTCGACTCCCAGCGCGGCGACACCATCGAGGTGAGCAACATCTCCTTCGGCGAACCGCAGTTGGCCGACGGCGACTCCCTCATGCGGACCATGCTGGAATACGCCCAGCGGCTGGGCAAGCCGTTCCTCAACGGCCTGCTGATCTTCCTCTTCCTCATCCTGGTCGTGCGGCCGGTGGTCATGGCCCTGATCCGGCCCCGCGTCGCCGAACAGGAAATCGAGGAAATGGCCGGACTGCCCGGCACCGAGCGCCTCGCCCTCGAAGAGGAAGAAATGGACGAGGAAGCCCTGGACACGTCCAGACGGCTCGAAAATGCCAAGAACCACGCGATTCAACTGTCCGACGAGAATATCGATCAGGCGGTCCACCTGCTCAAGACCTGGCTCACCCAGGAGGCATAA
- a CDS encoding tetratricopeptide repeat protein has product MSGHLDYEINKELGECYLFMGELDKAEEYYKKAVGSNGVHPDPYLGLATVAVQRGDLNDAEIMYRKAHKIEPSDKSLSGIGLIRMENGDKEEAFTLFVEAIGMNPENMVALFSLIRLGHELNRLGEIIPHLENYLEIDPAKHEVRYSLAGCLVCAGQTEAAAKQLEIILEKDPEHNAAKEMLEQIRS; this is encoded by the coding sequence ATGAGTGGTCATCTGGATTACGAAATCAACAAGGAACTCGGCGAATGCTACCTGTTCATGGGTGAGCTGGACAAAGCCGAGGAGTATTACAAGAAGGCCGTCGGCTCCAACGGCGTCCATCCCGACCCGTATCTCGGCCTGGCTACCGTCGCTGTCCAGCGCGGCGATCTGAACGATGCCGAGATCATGTACAGGAAGGCCCACAAGATCGAGCCTTCGGATAAGAGTCTTTCCGGGATCGGCCTCATTCGCATGGAGAACGGCGACAAGGAAGAAGCCTTCACTCTGTTTGTCGAGGCCATCGGCATGAATCCCGAGAACATGGTCGCTCTGTTCAGCCTGATCCGGCTCGGACATGAGCTGAACCGCCTCGGCGAGATCATCCCGCATCTCGAAAATTATCTTGAAATCGACCCGGCCAAGCATGAAGTGCGCTACTCCCTGGCCGGATGCCTTGTCTGCGCCGGGCAGACCGAAGCGGCCGCCAAGCAGCTTGAGATCATCCTCGAAAAGGATCCCGAGCACAATGCCGCCAAGGAAATGCTCGAACAGATCCGGTCCTGA
- the hflX gene encoding GTPase HflX: MKPNHIKRLSRLYQRQFPTSGIYTTEQGRELAELSSETGRQIGLLIDRQGKVEMVLVGDNRAIFIPELPRARMSSGRLRGLRLLHTHLAGESLSQEDLMDMVFLRLDSVAVLTVREGAPVSVEAAHLLPPNPDEKSYELLSPVRWDRFEHDLGAVTTALEDEFGRQADGRGTGTDENRALLVSVDETPRPMQELSLDELAELADTAGIVSAGTMIQRVRKRNPKFIMGKGKLAELEVRALQANASIIIFDQELSPTQMRNLAEITERKILDRTQLILDIFAQHATSKSGKLQVEMAQLKYTLPRLVGKNRAMSRLMGGIGGRGPGETKLEIDRRRANDRLTRLKAELKQVRRHRSQTRERRAKAGLPIVSLVGYTNAGKSTLLNTLTQSKVLAEDKLFATLDPTSRRIRFPEEREVVLTDTVGFIRRLPPDLKEAFQATLEELDSADLLVQVCDASHPEVEEQVEAVRAILDEMDLSSIPSILVLNKWDKLDEEGRETMRNIYPEGIPAVAVDRPTLEPVVEAILDNLPWDKQVN, from the coding sequence TTGAAGCCCAACCATATCAAACGGCTGTCACGGCTGTATCAGCGTCAGTTCCCGACTTCCGGGATCTACACCACCGAGCAGGGCCGCGAACTGGCCGAGCTGTCGAGCGAAACGGGCCGTCAGATCGGATTGCTCATCGACCGGCAGGGCAAAGTCGAGATGGTCCTGGTGGGCGACAACCGCGCCATCTTCATTCCGGAACTCCCGCGCGCCCGTATGAGCTCCGGCCGTCTGCGCGGCCTGCGGCTGCTGCATACCCATCTGGCCGGCGAAAGCCTGAGCCAGGAGGACCTCATGGACATGGTCTTCCTGCGGCTTGATTCCGTGGCCGTGTTGACCGTGCGCGAGGGAGCGCCTGTTTCCGTGGAGGCCGCCCATCTGCTGCCGCCCAATCCCGACGAGAAGAGTTACGAGCTGCTGTCGCCCGTGCGCTGGGACCGCTTTGAACACGATCTCGGAGCCGTCACAACCGCCCTTGAGGACGAGTTCGGCCGCCAGGCGGACGGACGGGGCACCGGGACGGACGAGAATCGCGCTCTGCTGGTCAGCGTGGACGAGACCCCGCGTCCGATGCAGGAGCTTTCCCTGGACGAGTTGGCCGAGCTGGCCGACACCGCCGGGATCGTGTCCGCCGGGACCATGATCCAGCGGGTGCGCAAGCGCAATCCCAAGTTCATCATGGGCAAGGGCAAACTGGCCGAGCTCGAAGTCCGCGCCTTGCAGGCCAATGCCTCCATCATCATTTTCGATCAGGAGCTTTCGCCCACCCAGATGCGCAACCTGGCCGAGATCACAGAGCGCAAGATCCTGGACCGCACTCAGCTTATTCTTGATATTTTCGCCCAGCACGCCACGTCCAAGTCGGGCAAGCTCCAGGTGGAGATGGCCCAGCTCAAGTACACCCTGCCGCGACTGGTGGGTAAGAACCGGGCCATGTCCCGGCTCATGGGCGGCATCGGCGGGCGCGGGCCCGGTGAAACCAAGCTTGAGATCGACCGCCGCAGGGCCAACGACCGGCTCACCCGGCTCAAGGCCGAACTGAAGCAGGTCCGCAGGCATCGTTCACAGACTCGTGAACGGCGTGCCAAGGCCGGGCTGCCCATCGTTTCCCTGGTGGGCTACACCAACGCGGGCAAGTCGACCCTGCTCAACACCTTGACCCAGTCCAAGGTCCTGGCCGAGGACAAGCTCTTCGCCACCCTGGACCCGACAAGCCGCCGCATCCGTTTTCCCGAGGAGCGCGAGGTGGTCCTGACCGATACCGTCGGGTTCATCCGCCGGTTGCCGCCGGACCTCAAGGAAGCGTTCCAGGCCACCTTGGAGGAGTTGGATTCCGCCGATCTGCTGGTGCAGGTGTGCGATGCCTCCCATCCCGAGGTGGAAGAGCAGGTCGAGGCGGTTCGCGCCATTCTCGACGAGATGGACCTTTCCTCCATTCCGTCCATCCTGGTCCTGAACAAGTGGGACAAGCTGGACGAGGAAGGACGGGAAACCATGCGCAACATCTACCCCGAAGGCATTCCCGCGGTGGCTGTGGACCGGCCCACGCTGGAACCGGTGGTCGAGGCCATTCTCGACAATCTTCCCTGGGATAAGCAGGTGAACTAG
- the fliE gene encoding flagellar hook-basal body complex protein FliE: MVVKSVAINAYQNAMDIRRRTVDSTVSESLKKPQEPVRSFNDTLKTSLVKVNDLQSEKKVMIEEFASGKSQNVHELMIAMQKAGMAMQMTGAVRSKVMSAYKEIMQMPF, encoded by the coding sequence ATGGTCGTCAAGAGCGTCGCCATCAACGCATACCAGAACGCCATGGACATCCGCCGCCGCACGGTGGACTCCACGGTCTCCGAAAGTCTCAAAAAGCCCCAGGAACCAGTCCGGAGCTTCAACGACACCCTCAAGACCTCTCTCGTCAAGGTCAACGACCTGCAAAGCGAGAAGAAGGTCATGATCGAGGAATTCGCGTCCGGCAAGAGCCAGAACGTGCATGAGCTGATGATCGCCATGCAGAAGGCGGGCATGGCCATGCAGATGACCGGTGCCGTCCGCAGCAAGGTCATGTCGGCGTACAAGGAAATCATGCAGATGCCGTTCTAG
- a CDS encoding IMP cyclohydrolase: MNLLPVKRAILSVTDKTGLAEFGEFLVEQGCELVSTGGTKKMLQGAGLPVTSVSDVTDFPEILGGRVKTLHPHIHGGILADKDDEAHMETLRDFGIEPFDLVCVNLYNFADAVAKGLDLKAAVEQIDIGGPTMLRATAKNFHSICVVPDPKYYETVRKEIEEHGGLTLAFRKEMATLTFRLTSEYDAMITKYLSENDA; encoded by the coding sequence ATGAATCTGTTGCCTGTTAAGAGAGCTATCCTTTCAGTGACCGACAAGACCGGTCTTGCCGAATTCGGCGAGTTCCTGGTTGAGCAGGGGTGCGAGCTGGTGTCCACCGGCGGCACCAAGAAGATGCTGCAGGGTGCCGGTCTGCCCGTCACCTCGGTGTCCGACGTCACCGATTTCCCCGAGATCCTGGGCGGCCGGGTCAAGACCCTGCACCCGCACATCCACGGCGGCATCCTTGCCGACAAGGATGACGAGGCGCATATGGAAACCCTGCGCGACTTCGGCATCGAGCCGTTCGATCTGGTTTGCGTCAATCTGTACAATTTCGCCGACGCCGTGGCCAAGGGCCTGGACCTCAAGGCCGCGGTTGAGCAGATCGACATCGGCGGTCCCACCATGCTTCGGGCCACCGCCAAGAACTTCCACTCCATCTGCGTGGTCCCCGATCCCAAGTACTACGAGACTGTACGGAAAGAGATCGAGGAGCACGGCGGCCTGACACTCGCCTTCCGTAAGGAGATGGCCACCCTGACCTTCAGGCTTACCAGCGAGTACGACGCCATGATTACGAAGTACCTGAGCGAGAACGACGCCTAG
- the fliG gene encoding flagellar motor switch protein FliG codes for MADFTGPQKTAIVLLALGEKFTAEVFKRMERNEIAAVSKAMLETDSVPKEEVLEVLKEYNEALAYGAELLVGGPEQVKRLLTQSLDSETAKYIMDSLDLDTGPTPFQELENVSPRILAQILRNEHPQTLALILGHLHPDQAAELIQNLPAGVRAEVLMRLAKLEAVAEEMLMEVDKVLQSQLIAMGGKEGKKVGGVNSVAEILNAVDRNTEEEVLSEIEEESTQMAEDIRNLMFVFEDVKSIDDIAIRELLKEVSNEDLTVALKGASEELREKFFKNLSERASAMIKEDLEIMPPKKLSEVEAAQQAIVKTVRRLEDEGKIVISRGGSDVFI; via the coding sequence ATGGCAGATTTTACCGGCCCCCAGAAAACGGCCATCGTGCTCCTCGCCCTGGGCGAGAAGTTCACGGCGGAGGTATTCAAGCGCATGGAGCGTAACGAAATCGCCGCCGTATCGAAGGCCATGCTCGAAACCGACTCCGTGCCGAAGGAGGAAGTCCTGGAAGTCCTCAAGGAGTACAACGAGGCCCTGGCCTACGGCGCGGAACTTCTGGTGGGCGGTCCGGAACAGGTCAAGCGGCTGCTGACCCAGTCCCTGGACTCGGAAACGGCCAAGTACATCATGGATTCCCTGGACCTGGATACCGGCCCCACGCCGTTCCAGGAATTGGAAAACGTCAGCCCGCGCATCCTGGCGCAGATTCTCCGGAACGAGCATCCGCAGACCCTGGCTCTCATCCTGGGGCACCTGCACCCGGATCAGGCCGCCGAGCTTATCCAGAACCTCCCCGCGGGCGTACGCGCCGAAGTGCTCATGCGCCTCGCCAAGCTCGAAGCCGTGGCCGAGGAAATGCTTATGGAAGTCGACAAGGTCCTGCAAAGCCAGCTCATCGCCATGGGCGGCAAGGAAGGCAAGAAGGTCGGCGGTGTCAATTCCGTGGCGGAGATTCTCAACGCCGTGGACCGCAACACCGAGGAAGAGGTCCTCTCCGAGATCGAGGAGGAGTCCACCCAGATGGCCGAGGACATCCGCAACCTCATGTTCGTGTTCGAGGACGTCAAGAGCATCGACGACATCGCCATCCGCGAACTGCTCAAGGAGGTATCCAACGAGGACCTCACGGTCGCGCTCAAGGGCGCGAGCGAGGAACTGCGCGAGAAGTTCTTCAAGAACCTGTCCGAGCGCGCTTCGGCCATGATAAAGGAAGACCTGGAAATCATGCCGCCCAAGAAGCTCAGCGAGGTGGAGGCCGCGCAGCAGGCCATCGTCAAGACCGTCCGCCGTTTGGAGGACGAAGGCAAGATCGTCATCAGCCGAGGTGGCAGCGATGTCTTTATCTAA
- the flgC gene encoding flagellar basal body rod protein FlgC, which translates to MDIMTALDIGASGLTAQRAQLNVISMNMANIRTTKTAEGGPYQRKSVSFEATPVYSPFDQAMQDQLNRNLEGVKVLGVTADQRPFKQVYEPDHPDANDQGYVFYPDINVVEEMANMMQAMRGYEANVQTIQAAKQMFQKALVIGQG; encoded by the coding sequence ATGGATATCATGACAGCCCTGGACATAGGCGCATCCGGCCTCACGGCCCAGCGGGCGCAGCTCAACGTCATTTCCATGAACATGGCGAACATTCGGACCACCAAGACGGCCGAAGGCGGGCCGTACCAGCGTAAATCGGTCTCCTTCGAGGCCACCCCGGTATACTCGCCCTTCGACCAGGCCATGCAGGACCAACTCAACCGCAACCTGGAAGGCGTCAAGGTTCTGGGAGTGACCGCCGACCAGCGGCCCTTCAAGCAGGTCTACGAGCCCGATCACCCCGACGCCAACGACCAGGGCTACGTGTTCTACCCGGACATCAACGTGGTCGAGGAAATGGCCAACATGATGCAGGCCATGCGCGGATACGAGGCAAACGTCCAGACGATCCAGGCGGCCAAACAAATGTTTCAAAAAGCCCTCGTCATCGGACAGGGCTAG